Proteins co-encoded in one Cricetulus griseus strain 17A/GY chromosome 1 unlocalized genomic scaffold, alternate assembly CriGri-PICRH-1.0 chr1_1, whole genome shotgun sequence genomic window:
- the Arhgef4 gene encoding rho guanine nucleotide exchange factor 4 isoform X2: MDDQELGFKAGDVIEVMDATNREWWWGRVADGEGWFPASFVRLRVNQDEPADNYEAPRAGAGETEDSIPEAQSCKDQMRTNVINEILSTERDYIKHLRDICEGYVRQCRKREDMFSEEQLRTIFGNIEDIYRCQKAFVKALEQKFNTERPHLSELGACFLEHQADFQIYSEYCNNHPNACVELSRLTKLSKYVYFFEACRLLQRMIDISLDGFLLTPVQKICKYPLQLAELLKYTHPQHRDFKNVEAALHAMKNVAQLINERKRRLENIDKIAQWQSSIEDWEGEDLLVRSSELIYSGELTRVTQPQAKSQQRMFFLFDRQLIYCKKDLLRRDVLYYKGRLDMDDLEVVDVEDGKDRDLHVSVKNAFRLYCGATGDSHLLCARKPEQKQRWLKAFAREREQASPSLSCRGSRPC, from the exons ATGGATGACCAGGAACTGGGCTTCAAAGCTGGGGATGTCATCGAAGTGATGGATGCCACCAACAGAGAATGGTGGTGGGGCCGCGTTGCAGATGGCGAGGGGTGGTTCCCTGCCAGCTTTGTACGG CTGCGGGTGAACCAGGATGAGCCCGCGGACAACTACGAGGCCCCGCgggccggggctggagagaccgaAGACAGCATTCCGGAAGCCCAGAGCTGCAAGGACCAGATGCGCACCAATGTCATCAATGAGATCCTCAGCACTGAGAGGGACTACATCAAGCACCTTCGGGACATCTGTGAG GGCTATGTCCGCCAGTGCCGAAAGCGGGAGGATATGTTCAGTGAAGAGCAGCTGCGCACCATCTTCGGGAACATCGAAGACATCTACCGCTGCCAGAAGGCGTTTGTGAAGGCTTTGGAGCAGAAGTTCAACACAGAGCGGCCACACCTGAGCGAGCTGGGTGCCTGCTTTCTGGAACAC CAAGCAGACTTCCAGATCTATTCTGAGTACTGCAACAACCACCCCAACGCCTGTGTGGAGCTCTCCAGGCTCACCAAGCTCAGCAAGTACGTGTACTTCTTCGAGGCCTGCCGGCTGTTGCAAAGAATGATTGACATTTCCCTGGATGGCTTTCTACTCACCCCAGTGCAGAAGATCTGCAAGTATCCCCTCCAGTTGGCGGAGCTGCTCAAGTACACACACCCCCAGCACAG GGACTTTAAGAATGTTGAAGCTGCCTTGCATGCCATGAAGAATGTGGCCCAGCTCATCAATGAGCGGAAACGGAGACTTGAGAACATTGACAAGAttgctcagtggcagagctccATAGAGGACTGGGAG GGGGAAGATCTCCTGGTCAGGAGCTCGGAACTCATCTACTCGGGGGAGCTGACCCGTGTTACACAGCCTCAAGCCAAGAGTCAGCAGAGaatgttttttctctttgacCGTCAGCTCATCTACTGTAAAAAG GACCTGCTCCGTCGGGACGTGCTGTACTACAAAGGTCGGCTGGACATGGATGATCTGGAGGTGGTGGATGTGGAAGATGGGAAGGACCGAGACCTCCACGTGAGCGTCAAGAACGCCTTCCGTCTGTACTGTGGTGCCACTGGGGACAGTCACTTACTATGTGCCAGGAAACCAGAACAGAAGCAGCGCTGGCTGAAGGCCTTTgccagggagagggagcag